In Lysobacter firmicutimachus, one genomic interval encodes:
- a CDS encoding dihydroxy-acid dehydratase, whose product MRSNAIKQGPARAPARAMLRATGLDDAAIARPLVAVVHTWSDVSPCNITLRDLAQHVRRGVHDGGGTPIEFNTIAVTDGIAMGSDGMRASLASRETIADSIELAVSGHCLDAMVLLVGCDKTIPAAAMAAARLDIPTVILYGGTIMPGHCPSKRGTGEDKPLTVQDVFEAVGAHSAGRIDDAELHRIEAHACPGAGACGGQFTANTMAMVLTFLGLSPLGLNDIPAIHADKPEAARACGEMVMQRLRDGGPGPRELLSPQALRNAARAVSATAGSTNAALHLLAIAHEAGVTFDLEEFEAAAHTPVIADLKPGGRYTAAEMFEFGGAALVARELKAAGLIEDIPTVTGRSFFQELAQARMSDAQDVVRPVADPIKPRGGYSIIYGNLAPDGCILKLAGHGREHFAGPARVFDSEEAAFAAVQARQIHAGDVVVIRFEGPTGGPGMREMLAVTAALVGQGLSNDVALITDGRFSGATHGFMVGHISPEAAHGGPIARLREGDVVSIDVKTRTLNVAADLAAREPARMAPRVTTGALAKYARLVGSASRGAVTAPGPLQSPATKKIDAALIDSAVPEPA is encoded by the coding sequence GTGAGAAGCAACGCCATCAAGCAAGGCCCGGCCCGAGCCCCCGCGCGCGCGATGCTGCGCGCCACCGGCCTGGACGACGCGGCCATCGCCAGACCGCTGGTCGCCGTGGTCCACACCTGGTCCGACGTGTCGCCGTGCAACATCACCCTGCGCGATCTGGCCCAGCACGTGCGCCGCGGCGTGCACGACGGCGGCGGCACGCCGATCGAGTTCAACACCATCGCCGTCACCGACGGCATCGCCATGGGCAGCGACGGCATGCGCGCTTCGCTGGCCTCGCGCGAGACCATCGCCGATTCGATCGAACTGGCCGTGTCCGGCCACTGCCTGGACGCGATGGTGCTGCTGGTCGGCTGCGACAAGACCATCCCGGCCGCGGCGATGGCCGCCGCGCGCCTGGATATCCCGACCGTGATCCTCTACGGCGGCACGATCATGCCGGGGCATTGCCCGTCCAAGCGCGGCACCGGCGAGGACAAGCCGCTGACCGTGCAGGACGTGTTCGAAGCGGTCGGCGCGCACTCGGCCGGGCGCATCGACGACGCCGAACTGCACCGCATCGAAGCCCATGCCTGTCCCGGCGCCGGCGCCTGCGGCGGCCAGTTCACCGCCAACACCATGGCCATGGTGCTGACCTTCCTCGGCCTGTCGCCGCTGGGCCTGAACGACATTCCGGCGATCCACGCCGACAAGCCCGAAGCCGCACGCGCCTGCGGCGAGATGGTGATGCAACGCCTGCGCGACGGCGGGCCGGGACCGCGCGAACTGCTCTCTCCCCAGGCGCTGCGCAACGCCGCGCGCGCGGTCTCGGCCACCGCCGGCTCGACCAATGCCGCCCTGCACCTGCTGGCGATCGCCCACGAAGCCGGCGTCACTTTCGACCTGGAAGAGTTCGAAGCCGCCGCGCACACGCCGGTGATCGCCGACCTGAAACCGGGCGGCCGCTACACCGCCGCGGAAATGTTCGAATTCGGCGGTGCGGCACTGGTGGCGCGCGAACTCAAGGCGGCCGGTCTGATCGAGGACATTCCCACGGTCACCGGCCGTTCCTTTTTCCAGGAGCTGGCGCAGGCGCGGATGAGCGACGCGCAGGACGTGGTGCGTCCGGTCGCCGACCCGATCAAGCCGCGCGGCGGCTACTCGATCATCTACGGCAACCTGGCGCCGGACGGCTGCATTCTGAAACTGGCCGGCCACGGCCGCGAGCATTTCGCCGGTCCGGCGCGGGTGTTCGATTCCGAAGAAGCCGCGTTCGCCGCGGTCCAGGCGCGGCAGATCCATGCTGGCGACGTGGTCGTGATCCGCTTCGAAGGCCCGACCGGCGGTCCGGGCATGCGCGAGATGCTGGCGGTCACCGCGGCCCTGGTCGGCCAAGGGCTGAGCAACGACGTCGCCCTGATCACCGACGGCCGCTTCAGCGGCGCGACCCACGGCTTCATGGTCGGCCACATCTCGCCGGAGGCCGCGCACGGCGGCCCGATCGCGCGGCTGCGCGAAGGCGACGTGGTCAGCATCGACGTCAAGACCCGCACCCTCAACGTCGCCGCCGACCTGGCCGCGCGCGAACCGGCGCGGATGGCGCCGCGCGTGACCACCGGCGCGCTGGCCAAGTACGCGCGGCTGGTCGGCTCGGCCTCGCGCGGCGCGGTCACCGCGCCGGGCCCGTTGCAATCGCCGGCGACGAAAAAGATCGACGCGGCGTTGATCGACAGCGCCGTCCCCGAACCCGCCTGA
- the ilvC gene encoding ketol-acid reductoisomerase, which translates to MTTSTASRPKIAIVGYGSQGRAHALNLRDSGFDVTVGLRPGGPTEIKAKADGFAVATPAEAVAAADLVAVLTPDMVQPQLYRDVIEPNIRQGACLLFAHGFNVHYGQIAPRADLDVVLVAPKGPGALVRREYEIGRGVPSVYAVHQDKSGRAEEFALTYCAGIGGARQNAIKTTFKEETETDLFGEQAVLCGGATKLVQAGWETLVEAGYQPEVAYYECLHELKLIVDLFYEGGVTRMHEFISETAQYGALTRGPYVVDDNTKAQMRKVLAEIQDGTFAKQWIAEYAAGNAHYKALKQGDLEHPIEAVGKKLRANMKWLDTAPKAQPAAPAATRGERQEEAA; encoded by the coding sequence ATGACCACCAGCACCGCCTCCCGCCCCAAGATCGCCATCGTCGGCTACGGCAGCCAGGGCCGCGCTCATGCGCTGAACCTGCGCGACTCCGGCTTCGACGTCACCGTAGGCCTGCGCCCGGGCGGCCCGACCGAGATCAAGGCCAAGGCCGACGGTTTCGCCGTCGCCACGCCGGCCGAAGCGGTCGCCGCCGCCGACCTGGTCGCGGTGCTGACCCCGGACATGGTCCAGCCGCAGCTGTACCGCGACGTCATCGAACCGAACATCCGCCAGGGCGCCTGCCTGCTGTTCGCGCACGGCTTCAACGTCCACTACGGCCAGATCGCGCCGCGCGCCGACCTCGACGTGGTCCTGGTGGCGCCCAAGGGTCCGGGCGCGCTGGTCCGCCGCGAGTACGAAATCGGCCGCGGCGTGCCCAGCGTCTACGCCGTGCACCAGGACAAGAGCGGCCGCGCCGAGGAGTTCGCCCTGACTTACTGCGCCGGCATCGGCGGCGCGCGCCAGAACGCGATCAAGACCACCTTCAAGGAAGAGACCGAGACCGACCTGTTCGGCGAGCAGGCGGTGCTGTGCGGCGGCGCGACCAAGCTGGTCCAGGCCGGCTGGGAAACCCTGGTCGAAGCCGGCTACCAGCCGGAAGTCGCGTACTACGAGTGCCTGCACGAACTGAAGCTGATCGTCGACCTGTTCTACGAAGGCGGCGTGACCCGCATGCACGAATTCATCAGCGAGACCGCGCAGTACGGCGCGCTGACCCGCGGCCCCTACGTGGTCGACGACAACACCAAGGCGCAGATGCGCAAGGTCCTGGCCGAAATCCAGGACGGCACCTTCGCCAAGCAGTGGATCGCCGAATACGCCGCCGGCAACGCCCACTACAAGGCGCTCAAGCAGGGCGACCTGGAGCATCCGATCGAGGCGGTCGGCAAGAAGCTGCGCGCCAACATGAAGTGGCTGGACACCGCGCCCAAGGCGCAGCCCGCCGCTCCCGCCGCGACCCGCGGCGAACGACAGGAAGAGGCCGCCTGA
- the ilvG gene encoding acetolactate synthase 2 catalytic subunit, producing MNGARWLVQALAAEGVDTLFGYPGGTIMPFYDALHGSDLKHVLVRHEQGAAFAANGYARASGRVGVCVATSGPGASNLVTGIADAMLDSVPMVAITGQVATTLMGTDAFQELDVFGMTLPIVKHSFLVRSVDELPRTVAEAFRLARSGRPGPVLIDLPKDVQNADASHLAAHAPLPVDPVPRAPDAAYHEAAALIAHARKPLIYGGGGIALGGAVESFRAFVEGSQIPAVLTLKGLGALPAEHALNLGMLGMHGNRAANLSVQECDLLIVVGARFDDRATGKLAEFAPNARVVHMDLDACEIGKLRYADAAVQGDLRRSLDALTAPVTAQLQGRNGGARRAWRDTCLQRKRDCAPRYDAPGESVYAPALLKRLSELAPEAVVACDVGQHQMWVAQHWRFDDPRKHLTSGGLGAMGFGVPAAMGAQLAHADGGEPEARVICVSGDGSFLMNVQELATIARYRLPVKIVLLDNQALGMVRQWQELFFERRYSEIDLSDNPDFCALAAAFGVKAMYVDRADSVDEALAYMLETPGPVLLHVAIDQAANVWPLVPPNHNNAQMLDPEAADADAIVSLSPTTPNATEDAHAIPA from the coding sequence ATGAACGGTGCCCGCTGGCTGGTGCAAGCACTGGCCGCAGAAGGCGTGGACACGCTGTTCGGTTATCCGGGCGGCACCATCATGCCTTTCTACGATGCCCTGCACGGGTCGGACCTCAAGCATGTGCTGGTCCGTCACGAGCAAGGCGCGGCTTTCGCGGCCAACGGCTATGCCCGTGCCAGCGGGCGAGTCGGCGTCTGCGTAGCCACGTCCGGTCCGGGCGCTTCCAACCTGGTCACCGGCATCGCCGACGCGATGCTGGACTCGGTGCCGATGGTCGCCATCACCGGCCAGGTCGCGACCACGCTGATGGGCACCGATGCGTTCCAGGAGCTGGACGTGTTCGGCATGACCCTACCGATCGTCAAGCACAGCTTCCTGGTGCGCAGCGTCGACGAGCTGCCGCGGACGGTCGCCGAGGCGTTCCGCCTGGCCCGTTCCGGCCGCCCCGGCCCGGTGCTGATCGATCTGCCCAAGGACGTGCAGAACGCCGACGCCTCGCATCTGGCCGCGCACGCGCCGCTGCCGGTCGACCCGGTGCCGCGCGCGCCGGACGCGGCCTACCACGAAGCCGCGGCGCTGATCGCGCACGCGCGCAAGCCGCTGATCTACGGCGGCGGCGGCATCGCCCTGGGCGGCGCGGTCGAATCGTTCCGCGCCTTCGTCGAAGGCAGCCAGATCCCGGCGGTGCTGACGTTAAAAGGCCTGGGCGCGCTGCCGGCCGAGCACGCGCTGAACCTGGGCATGCTCGGCATGCACGGCAACCGCGCGGCCAATCTGTCGGTGCAGGAATGCGATCTGCTGATCGTCGTCGGCGCCCGCTTCGACGACCGCGCCACCGGCAAGCTGGCCGAATTCGCGCCCAACGCGCGGGTCGTGCACATGGACCTGGACGCCTGCGAGATCGGCAAGCTGCGCTACGCCGACGCCGCGGTGCAGGGCGACCTGCGCCGTTCGCTGGACGCGCTGACAGCGCCGGTCACCGCCCAGTTGCAGGGTCGCAACGGCGGCGCCCGCCGCGCCTGGCGCGACACCTGCCTGCAGCGCAAGCGCGATTGCGCGCCGCGCTACGACGCGCCCGGCGAAAGCGTGTACGCGCCGGCGCTGCTCAAACGCCTGTCGGAACTGGCGCCGGAGGCGGTGGTCGCCTGCGACGTCGGCCAGCACCAGATGTGGGTCGCCCAGCACTGGCGCTTCGACGACCCGCGCAAGCACCTGACCAGCGGCGGCCTGGGCGCGATGGGCTTCGGCGTGCCGGCGGCGATGGGCGCGCAGCTGGCCCATGCCGACGGAGGCGAGCCGGAAGCGCGGGTGATCTGCGTCAGCGGCGACGGCTCGTTCCTGATGAACGTGCAGGAGCTGGCGACCATCGCCCGCTACCGCCTGCCGGTGAAGATCGTCCTGCTCGACAACCAGGCCCTGGGCATGGTGCGGCAATGGCAGGAGCTGTTCTTCGAACGCCGCTATTCCGAAATCGATCTGTCCGACAACCCGGACTTCTGCGCCCTGGCCGCCGCATTCGGGGTCAAGGCGATGTACGTCGACCGCGCCGACTCGGTCGACGAGGCCCTGGCCTACATGCTGGAAACCCCGGGCCCGGTGCTGCTGCACGTCGCCATCGACCAGGCCGCCAACGTCTGGCCGCTGGTGCCGCCGAACCACAACAACGCCCAGATGCTCGATCCCGAAGCGGCCGACGCCGACGCGATCGTCAGTCTGAGCCCCACCACCCCCAACGCGACGGAGGACGCCCATGCGATACCAGCTTGA
- a CDS encoding ACT domain-containing protein, producing the protein MRYQLDLTLRQAEGALARVLGAAERRGFRPLSVDGEAQPDGDRWHLRMTVEGDRADTALQTQLAKLYDCLAVEVSPCT; encoded by the coding sequence ATGCGATACCAGCTTGATCTGACCCTGCGCCAGGCCGAAGGCGCGCTGGCTCGCGTACTGGGCGCCGCCGAGCGCCGCGGCTTCCGTCCGCTGTCGGTGGACGGCGAAGCGCAACCCGACGGCGATCGCTGGCACCTGCGCATGACGGTGGAGGGCGATCGCGCCGACACCGCGCTGCAGACCCAGCTCGCCAAGCTCTACGACTGTCTTGCCGTTGAGGTTTCCCCATGCACCTGA
- a CDS encoding aminotransferase class IV, which yields MPLIWFDGQFIPGDAPEAPLTTHAMHYGTAVFEGIRSYATADGGAAVFRLPEHMERMRKGADMFGIDFDVERASQATLATLRANGHRDAYIRPLTWMGTGSIGLDVDPLSQHLMIATLPKVVHLGGARTRLTVSPWKRNPATSLPALKLSGAYVNSILAKREAKQRGFDEALFTDDKGYVVECTGANVFMVKNGVVTSVEHRDALPGITRDTMIELSGAQSREVTLHELLDADEVFVCGTAAEATPISVLDRREFGDNPVTRELAALYARVVRGEEPRYAAWLTAV from the coding sequence ATGCCGCTCATTTGGTTCGATGGCCAGTTCATCCCCGGCGACGCGCCGGAAGCGCCGCTGACCACCCACGCCATGCATTACGGCACCGCGGTGTTCGAAGGCATCCGCAGCTACGCCACCGCCGACGGCGGCGCGGCGGTGTTCCGCCTGCCCGAGCACATGGAGCGCATGCGCAAGGGTGCGGACATGTTCGGCATCGACTTCGACGTCGAGCGGGCCAGCCAGGCGACCCTGGCCACCCTGCGCGCCAACGGCCACCGCGACGCCTACATCCGCCCGCTGACCTGGATGGGCACGGGCAGCATCGGCCTGGACGTCGATCCGCTGAGCCAGCATCTGATGATCGCGACCCTGCCCAAGGTCGTGCATCTGGGCGGCGCGCGCACCCGCCTGACCGTGTCGCCGTGGAAGCGCAACCCGGCCACCTCGCTGCCGGCGCTCAAGCTCAGCGGCGCCTACGTCAATTCGATCCTGGCCAAGCGCGAAGCCAAGCAGCGCGGCTTCGACGAGGCCTTGTTCACCGACGACAAAGGCTATGTGGTCGAGTGCACCGGCGCCAATGTGTTCATGGTCAAGAACGGCGTGGTGACCTCGGTCGAACATCGCGACGCCCTGCCCGGCATCACCCGCGACACCATGATCGAGCTGTCCGGCGCGCAATCGCGCGAGGTCACCCTGCACGAACTGCTCGACGCCGACGAAGTCTTCGTCTGCGGCACCGCCGCCGAAGCCACCCCGATCAGCGTGCTGGACCGCCGCGAATTCGGCGACAACCCGGTCACGCGCGAGCTGGCCGCCCTGTACGCACGCGTCGTGCGCGGCGAAGAGCCGCGCTACGCCGCCTGGCTGACCGCGGTCTGA